Sequence from the Podarcis raffonei isolate rPodRaf1 chromosome 16, rPodRaf1.pri, whole genome shotgun sequence genome:
gGAAAGTGAGAATTTGACAGTTTCCCCCCTCAATATTCAAGGCAACCACAGTAGAAGAGTATGtgcatgtatatatatttatgcacCCACACATTATGTATTTTTAAGTAAAGCAGGGTTGATGAGCAATCAAAtgtagttttaaaaaatgcagacacTTTCGACTCTGCATTCGTATTTCCTTTAACAGTTGTGGCCTAGTTTTGATGGCTATGGAAAGGATCTTGGCTGTATTTTCAGTAAGCTTTGGATTACTGAAATTCAGTAATCTTAGGATCTGccattaaaacagaatcataaaattcaTCTGAGTTTCCGCAAGTGTGTGGGAAGCACTGTGGAGACAAACAGGGATCTTATATCCCTAAGAAAATTAACATTGATGCACAAAATTAAAAAGGCAAATGTGTTAATCTCATCTGGACTTTTAGCAGAACCAACATTATCCGCAGCTCATTGCTAAGAAATATTTAGGTGTTGGGAGGAAATGGGAGAACTAATTCCCCTCCTCCATTGCGCTTTGGATACTGGATTTATTAAAGCATTGCAAACTCATGACTGGGATTTCTGAAATGCAGGAGTCTGCAGTTTCACTGTGCTTAGAAACACAGTGTAGATTTCATCTGGCTCCTGTGTGAGAAGGCAGAAATGTAATGTACTATTTGGAAAGCCCTAGTTCCCAATTCCTGAGAGTGACTTTGTGACATCTGTTCAAACTTCATGTTGACTGACATCCACCACatatcatttttcattttctctcatCATTGGCATCCAGAACCCGTCTCTACTCCGCGGATACAGAGTCAGCTGGTCTCCAGCACGTCCAAGTGGTGCAATGTGACGCTGCAGTGTCTCTCTGCAGGAAAGGAGCAGGTCAACGTCACTTGGAGGAAAGGAAACCCGATCCGGGATCTCGGGAGCTCTGACAGATACCAGGTCTCCCCTGACGGCAAGACTCTCCGCCTCTCGCTGCTGCCTGCCTCTCTGAACACCACCTATTCCTGCACGGCCAGCAACCCCATCGAGCACAAGATCGTGTCCTTTGACTTGCAAAGGATCTGCCAGAGTGGAGGTACAGAAAATGAATTTTTCCCACACTGAACACTTTTCAAAATACTTCTCTTGCTTTTCCAGCTTTATCATCCACACAAAGCAAGTTATAAGttcctctccccagggaggctctggcctggcaccatcattgcatgtctttaagtgccaggcaaaaaattccttttccaccaggcctttggcttgtaATTATCTATATGGCAAGGTTTCTTGATCTAGATCTCCTTCTAccagtccacaatagaaagtgtcctttcctactgcatcacagtctggtacgctggtttgacatcaactgataggaagtgcctacagagggtggtgaatacagcacaaggtattacgggctgtcccatgaatccgctggatgaaatcgcggaagaacgttgcctcaggagagtgagggaaattctcagggatgattcacaccctggctgccactttcttgatctcctgccctcaggcagaagatatagaagcactATTAGTCACAccacagggtaaagaacagcttctatccgtgggctgttaggctgctgaatgaaaagataacaacagggcaactgacttttgggtttggtgggtgtgcgtcagtaaacgaggggaattaagactaagagaggtGAGTGGGGGGTCtcgctgtatacaagttgtacaagtgacaataaagtatttcaatttcaatttcccaaactttttggactacaattcccattatccatgACCTTGGGGCAGGATATCACCATCGTGACTCATTTGGAAGGCCCTGCAGAAGTGACTGTACATCTGTGGATTATGGTGGGCTTTCTCACACTTCCCCTTATACCTCGCTTCCCTGGGTCCTAAATGCCAATGGAACTGAGAAGATTGATAAACACAATGTGTTTTCTTATGAATTTCTAAAGTTTTCCTATTGAGCCCGTACGTAGATACATTTATCAATGAattgctagtaaaggtaaaggtacccctgccccagTGAATTGCTACATAATACCAAATGTAGCAATTCACTTTCCCTGTTTTCCTTTGTTGGAGACCTGGGGCTCAGCCGGGAGTTGCGGGCTCCTTCTGCAAATTGAGCTGAGCTTCCCTTGCAGAGGCAATTCCTTTGCAGATATGCTGCTGTTAATTTTCTTGACATTAGGGGCTGCTGTCAGGGCTCTGGAGTTTCTGATTAGTCAGGCACTTTTGTGAATGGAGTTTTGAACATAAATGAATGAAGTTCTGGTAATGTGCAGCAAAGACCCCCTGTCCTTCCCTCATGGTGAGGCAAGGCTCATGGTGTTTATGTGTGTCTCAGCCTCTCCCACCCAATTTCCCTGTAACGATGCTCCAGCTGTCTGTGTACAGAGGCAAAATCATGCAAAGCCAGGAAGACAGATTTCCTGGCTTCCCTGACCCTTAGATTTCTCCCTTTCTATTTCCTTACTCACTATTGGAGTTCTTAAACCCAGCTTGTTTCCTTACCCTTCTCTGTAATTTCATCTCTCCTTGCAATAACTCTTTCTCTCCTAGTTTCTCTGTAGCTGGTGCATGGTCTATAAAACTATCAGATACCCCTATGTtgatctgtcccccccccctctctttccctttctgtttCTCTGAAACCTCTGCCTGACATTCGAGAGTCCTGCCTTTTTTGTGTACTTGCATCTGGGTGATGCTCTACAGCTGCTGCTGTATTGCTGTGTGATCTACACACTTGTTTCTTCCTGTGAGCTACCAGGaacaacacaaaaagcagcagcaggtgtTTGCTgctggaattgtgtgtgtgtgtgtgtgtagtagatCTTGCAAGCTGGCTCTGACCTTCTGCACCCTTCTCAATCCCAACAGCCGAGGCCTCTTTCTCCAAGTCAGGCTACGTCGTCTTGACCTTCGTCCTGCTAGTGCTGAGTCTTGGGGCTGCCTTCTGGTGCTGGAGGATCAATAATGAAAAATCGGCAGAAGCTGGTGAGCCAAACATTTGTTTGAAGTATTCCAGTCCTTCCCCTACAACCCTAATTATGTCACACTTAAAGAAACTCACGAGTCACAGAACATTTCAACCCCTGCTGGTCATCGGAACAACTTGGAGTTAAGTAATTTTACCCGAGTTTGCTTATTTTCTCTTCCCACCCAATCTACTTTCCTTTTGAGCCATGTCTGTTTTAGACTGTAAGTCTCAAGAGCAGGGACTGTCAAATTTCTGTGGAACTGGAAGCTGCTCTTGGGAGGCTTTTTGACTGAAGAACTGGATAAAACTTAActgaaaaaagaaattaaaaggagTGCAAGCTAAATGCAAGGGCCATCATCTTTTCTGAAAAACTCTGTGCCTTTAGGAACTCCTTGGTGCAGAAAGATTTTGCCTGTGGAAAATTTCCTCATAAGCGTCTCTCCCCACTGACAAAAACTTCCCCATGCTTAATAACTGTTGTTGCTGTCACAGGAGCAACCAGATTAGACAATATTTATGTTAAAATGGAAGGGTGAGGAGCCTGAGACCTGGGGAGGAGGCAGATGTGGCCCTCTAGGCCTCTCTGTCTAACCTCAGAACTGCTCCCAGGTCAAATacagtatttttgcctggctggaatcagataatgcctctttcttgcctggGTAGAGAATAGAGACTGGGTTGTGAGTCTGTGCAGAAAGTAGCCTAAGGCAGCATTTACATTTGTTACTCCGCCCACTttccctctggccccacccaccactggcatgtggccctcagaaggttgctcaGATGGGATTGCGGTCCTCAGGCTGAAACAGTTCCCACCTAAAGCAATGTAggatctctctcacacagatcTCTCTCGATCTCTTTCTTCTTCCAAGTTACCATTCCAACTGTGCAAGTGGAGGAGAGCCCATCTGACCCCCAGTATGCAGAGATCCTTCGAAGGAGCCCCCCAGAAGGTAACAATAAGGTGAGACTGTCCTGAGGCCCCCCCACTGGGCCTCTCCTCTGCCGGCTGGAAGCCCAAGTCAGCCTAGAGCTGTTTTGCAGAAAGAGGAATTATTTCCTCAAAAGCTTGGCTATGGACTCTTCCTTGAAGGCTTGGCTATGGGGGTCTGCTGAACTTCAGAATATACCACTGCAGGACCTCACAGGTCCTTCTTTAGCTACTGGCCTATGAAGATGTAAAGGGGGGAGGTTTGCCCTTTGCAATAAATCCCTCGGCTT
This genomic interval carries:
- the LOC128404048 gene encoding SLAM family member 5-like isoform X2, translated to MEMKWAMLRKNALALLLLTLASFLTDLISGQSHTPPRQVNGVLGGSVALSVNIGPQAKLKEIEWSYRAGSGPALLVALFRDGKFERPDPGDRFKQRIEMYNETLRIKALELNDSGVFGARVKLFPAIVEDQIFRLMVYEPVSTPRIQSQLVSSTSKWCNVTLQCLSAGKEQVNVTWRKGNPIRDLGSSDRYQVSPDGKTLRLSLLPASLNTTYSCTASNPIEHKIVSFDLQRICQSGAEASFSKSGYVVLTFVLLVLSLGAAFWCWRINNEKSAEAVTIPTVQVEESPSDPQYAEILRRSPPEVPRSPGK